One genomic region from Leifsonia sp. Root1293 encodes:
- the map gene encoding type I methionyl aminopeptidase → MIELRTPTEIDEMRPAGAFVASVLQATAAAAEVGVNLLTLDKLAHDMIRKDGADSCYIDYHPSFGASPFGKVLCTSVNDAVLHGLPRDYVLRDGDLLSLDFAASVDGWVTDSAISVVVGTPRDEDLRLIDTTTRALDAGIAAAQPGGRLGDISAAIAAVAHADGLSINTDFGGHGVGRTMHGDPHIPNNGRPGRGLPLKPGLVIAIEPWFLHTTDKIFTDPDGWTLRSADGSRGAHMEHTVAITETGPVVLTARG, encoded by the coding sequence ATGATCGAGCTGAGGACCCCGACCGAGATCGACGAGATGCGCCCGGCGGGCGCCTTCGTCGCGAGTGTGCTGCAGGCGACGGCTGCCGCAGCCGAGGTGGGAGTGAACCTGCTCACCCTGGACAAGCTCGCCCACGACATGATCCGCAAGGACGGCGCCGACTCGTGCTACATCGACTACCACCCCTCCTTCGGTGCGAGCCCGTTCGGCAAGGTGCTCTGCACCTCGGTGAACGACGCCGTGCTGCACGGACTCCCCCGCGACTACGTGCTGCGCGATGGCGATCTGCTGAGCCTCGACTTCGCGGCATCCGTCGACGGGTGGGTCACGGACTCGGCCATCTCGGTGGTCGTCGGCACTCCGCGCGACGAGGACCTGCGCCTGATCGACACCACGACGCGTGCGCTGGATGCCGGGATCGCGGCGGCCCAGCCCGGCGGGCGTCTCGGTGACATCTCCGCCGCCATCGCGGCCGTCGCCCACGCGGACGGCCTCTCGATCAACACCGACTTCGGCGGTCACGGCGTCGGACGCACCATGCACGGCGACCCGCACATCCCCAACAACGGGCGACCGGGACGCGGACTGCCCTTGAAGCCCGGCCTGGTGATCGCCATCGAGCCGTGGTTCCTGCACACGACCGACAAGATCTTCACCGACCCCGACGGCTGGACCCTGCGCAGCGCCGACGGCTCGCGCGGCGCGCACATGGAGCACACCGTGGCGATCACGGAGACCGGCCCGGTGGTCCTCACCGCACGCGGCTGA
- the trmD gene encoding tRNA (guanosine(37)-N1)-methyltransferase TrmD, with amino-acid sequence MRVDIVTIFPDFFGVLDISLLGKARGTGLLDLRVHDLRDFTHDRHRTVDDTPYGGGAGMVMKPEPWGEAIDSILESTDAADPLLIVPSPAGTRFVQTTARAMADEEHIIFACGRYEGIDQRVVDHYADRIRVELVSLGDYVLNGGEVAVMAMVEAVGRLIPGVVGNPESLVEESHEGALLEYPSYTKPSAWRGLDVPPILLSGNHGAIERWRHEQRVERTQRVRPDLLPPA; translated from the coding sequence ATGCGCGTCGACATCGTCACGATCTTCCCGGACTTCTTCGGGGTGCTCGACATCTCGCTGCTCGGCAAGGCCAGGGGCACCGGACTACTCGACCTGCGCGTGCACGACCTTCGCGACTTCACCCACGATCGGCACCGCACGGTCGACGACACCCCGTACGGCGGCGGGGCGGGCATGGTGATGAAGCCGGAACCCTGGGGCGAGGCCATCGACTCGATCCTGGAGTCGACGGATGCCGCCGACCCCCTGCTGATCGTGCCGTCGCCGGCCGGGACCCGATTCGTGCAGACCACGGCGCGCGCGATGGCGGACGAGGAGCACATCATCTTCGCGTGCGGCCGCTACGAGGGCATCGACCAGCGCGTCGTGGACCACTACGCGGATCGCATCAGGGTCGAACTCGTCAGCCTCGGCGACTACGTGCTCAACGGCGGCGAAGTGGCGGTCATGGCCATGGTCGAAGCCGTCGGCAGGCTCATCCCGGGGGTCGTCGGCAACCCGGAGAGCCTGGTCGAGGAGTCGCACGAGGGCGCCCTGCTCGAGTACCCGAGCTACACGAAACCGTCGGCCTGGCGCGGGCTCGACGTGCCTCCCATCCTGCTCAGCGGGAACCACGGCGCCATCGAGCGCTGGCGCCACGAGCAGCGGGTCGAGCGCACTCAACGGGTGCGTCCCGACCTGCTCCCGCCGGCCTGA
- a CDS encoding sirohydrochlorin chelatase, with protein sequence MGESVARVEDDTAVRTAETLVLLAITHGAPSLANRAGIMQLVDAVAAALPGHDVSIAFLDVQHTDLAEALAGFVTGEHAVILPLVLSAGFHMRTGIAKGLERLERIGAELADELGPDDRLVQVLAERIEDSGLTAADSVVLAAAGSSDARAVRECFETGRRLAVRLGRPVTVGFIAAAMPRLHDAIDMVRDVHPGSRVVVGTYLLAPGSFYDAALNAGGDVVAAPLLLPEHGAPTQLVDLVLDRYRAATGR encoded by the coding sequence GTGGGGGAGTCCGTGGCGCGGGTGGAGGACGACACCGCCGTGCGCACCGCGGAGACGCTGGTGCTGCTCGCGATCACGCATGGCGCTCCCTCGCTGGCCAACCGCGCCGGGATCATGCAGCTCGTCGACGCCGTCGCCGCAGCGCTGCCCGGCCACGATGTCAGCATCGCCTTCCTCGACGTTCAGCACACGGACCTGGCGGAAGCTCTCGCCGGCTTCGTGACCGGCGAGCACGCCGTCATCCTTCCGCTCGTGCTCTCGGCCGGCTTCCACATGCGCACCGGCATAGCAAAGGGACTGGAACGGCTCGAGCGCATCGGAGCGGAGCTGGCCGACGAGCTCGGCCCTGACGATCGGCTGGTGCAGGTGCTCGCCGAGCGCATCGAGGACTCGGGGCTCACAGCGGCGGATTCCGTCGTGCTCGCCGCCGCCGGTTCGAGCGATGCCCGCGCCGTGCGCGAGTGCTTCGAGACGGGACGTCGACTCGCCGTCCGCCTCGGGCGTCCGGTCACCGTCGGCTTCATCGCCGCCGCCATGCCGCGGCTGCACGACGCCATCGACATGGTGCGCGACGTGCATCCGGGATCCCGGGTCGTGGTCGGAACCTACCTGCTGGCCCCTGGCAGCTTCTACGACGCAGCGCTCAACGCCGGTGGAGACGTCGTGGCGGCTCCGCTGCTGCTGCCGGAGCACGGAGCTCCGACCCAGCTCGTCGACCTGGTGCTCGACCGCTACAGAGCCGCGACAGGTCGCTGA
- a CDS encoding uroporphyrinogen-III synthase — translation MPDAPDAVPGFRPDQLTGFRIGVTSDRRSADLIEALERRGAVVTHAPTLKITNAHLDDPVIADTRAIIAAQPDVLLATTAYGIRRWFEVADTAGLGHDLTEALESTAILVRGPKARGGIRAAGLNDSGMSPQETTESLVGMVLDEYPTGLTIAVQMHGFLDAAQLDRLRDVHSSVLTVAPYRWTPPEQNDDRVRRLIEAVCAAQLDCVTFTSAPAVNALFHAAEEMGVLDQLVEALRGPVVAAAVGPVTAAPLIAASIDPIQPDRFRMGALIRLVCEHLEQNRIQRVETRHGLLELRGTVVDLPAGRIPLAPTALVLLRALVAANGSVVSREYLAGLLPGTPDEHAVEVSMSRLRQLLKTPGLIATVVKRGYRLDV, via the coding sequence ATGCCCGATGCCCCGGATGCCGTTCCCGGGTTCCGCCCGGACCAGCTGACGGGGTTCCGCATCGGCGTCACCAGCGACCGCCGATCGGCCGACCTCATCGAGGCCCTCGAGCGGCGTGGAGCCGTCGTCACCCATGCGCCGACGCTCAAGATCACCAACGCGCATCTCGACGACCCCGTGATCGCCGACACCCGCGCCATCATCGCCGCGCAGCCCGATGTGCTGCTCGCGACGACGGCGTACGGCATCCGCCGCTGGTTCGAGGTCGCCGACACGGCCGGCCTCGGACACGACCTCACCGAGGCTCTCGAGTCGACGGCCATCCTGGTCCGCGGCCCGAAGGCGCGGGGCGGCATCCGCGCCGCCGGACTGAACGACTCCGGAATGAGTCCGCAGGAGACGACGGAGTCGCTCGTCGGCATGGTGCTCGACGAGTATCCGACCGGGCTCACCATCGCGGTCCAGATGCACGGCTTCCTCGATGCTGCCCAGCTCGACCGCCTGCGCGACGTTCACTCCAGCGTGCTCACCGTCGCGCCGTACCGGTGGACCCCGCCGGAACAGAACGACGATCGGGTGCGCCGACTCATCGAGGCCGTCTGCGCCGCCCAGCTCGACTGCGTCACCTTCACCAGCGCCCCGGCCGTGAACGCCCTGTTCCACGCCGCCGAGGAGATGGGAGTGCTCGACCAACTCGTCGAGGCGCTCCGCGGCCCCGTCGTCGCCGCGGCCGTCGGCCCGGTGACCGCGGCCCCCCTCATCGCCGCCAGCATCGATCCGATCCAGCCCGACCGGTTCAGGATGGGCGCTCTCATCAGGCTCGTGTGCGAGCACCTGGAGCAGAACCGCATCCAGCGCGTCGAGACGCGGCACGGTCTGCTCGAGCTCCGGGGCACGGTGGTCGACCTGCCAGCCGGTCGCATCCCGCTCGCACCGACGGCGCTCGTCCTCCTGCGCGCCCTGGTCGCAGCGAACGGATCCGTCGTCTCGCGCGAGTACCTCGCCGGCCTGCTGCCCGGCACTCCGGACGAGCATGCCGTCGAAGTGTCGATGAGCAGGCTGCGCCAACTGCTGAAGACGCCGGGTCTCATTGCGACAGTCGTCAAGCGGGGCTACAGGCTCGACGTCTGA
- a CDS encoding MFS transporter, with product MTSTVTGTATADGSIAVETGTPSAELVHRPGRWIDNWNPEHDAQWEGPGRPIARRNLQWSIFAEFLGFVVWQLWSIVVVALPAAGFTLSTGEIFWLISIPSLVGATLRFPYSFVVAKVGGRTWTIISAGLLLLPTIALASVVGNPDTPFGVLLAVAALAGFGGGNFASSMSNITYFYPQREKGWALGLNAAGGNLGASVAQFVVPIVITIGAGAALNLPLAGWVWVPLILLAMFGAYRYMDNLSSAKADFAGSAAALREPHLWLLALLYIGTFGSFIGFASVFPKLIADQFPEFSTFAVGGAAISLAFLGALVGSLARPYGGRLADRFGGARITMTAFAVMAAGAMLVVWTLPLGNFWIFLGCFLLLFVATGVGNGATYRMIPTVFAARAGAAHGGPSITTQRKAAAALGLISAIGAYGGFLVPQILNLSQATSGGYANAFFGFVAAYIVLLALTYTVYVRRGSALAAHRI from the coding sequence ATGACGAGCACAGTGACAGGCACCGCCACCGCCGATGGCTCCATCGCCGTGGAGACCGGCACCCCATCGGCCGAGCTCGTCCATCGCCCCGGACGGTGGATCGACAACTGGAATCCCGAGCACGACGCGCAATGGGAGGGGCCGGGGCGGCCGATCGCACGGCGCAACCTGCAGTGGTCGATCTTCGCCGAGTTCCTGGGCTTCGTCGTCTGGCAGCTCTGGAGCATCGTCGTCGTTGCGCTTCCCGCGGCCGGATTCACGCTGAGCACAGGCGAGATCTTCTGGCTCATCTCGATTCCCAGCCTCGTCGGCGCCACCCTCCGTTTCCCATACTCCTTCGTCGTCGCGAAGGTGGGCGGACGCACCTGGACCATCATCTCCGCCGGGCTCCTCCTCCTGCCGACCATCGCCCTGGCGAGCGTCGTCGGCAACCCCGACACCCCGTTCGGAGTCCTCCTTGCCGTCGCGGCCCTGGCCGGCTTCGGCGGTGGCAACTTTGCCAGCTCCATGTCGAACATCACCTACTTCTACCCGCAGCGCGAGAAGGGCTGGGCGCTCGGGCTGAACGCGGCAGGGGGCAACCTCGGAGCATCCGTCGCCCAGTTCGTCGTTCCCATCGTCATCACGATCGGCGCCGGCGCCGCCCTCAACCTGCCTCTCGCCGGCTGGGTGTGGGTTCCGCTCATCCTGCTGGCGATGTTCGGCGCGTACCGCTACATGGACAACCTCTCGTCGGCCAAGGCCGACTTCGCGGGTTCGGCTGCAGCGCTCCGCGAACCGCACCTGTGGTTGCTCGCGCTGCTCTACATCGGCACCTTCGGGTCGTTCATCGGCTTCGCCAGCGTGTTCCCCAAACTCATCGCCGACCAGTTCCCGGAGTTCTCGACATTCGCCGTCGGTGGTGCTGCGATCTCGCTGGCCTTCCTGGGTGCGCTCGTCGGCTCGCTCGCCCGACCGTACGGCGGCCGCCTGGCCGACAGGTTCGGCGGGGCCCGCATCACCATGACGGCATTCGCCGTGATGGCCGCCGGCGCGATGCTCGTCGTCTGGACTCTCCCCCTCGGGAACTTCTGGATCTTCCTCGGCTGCTTCCTCCTCCTGTTCGTCGCCACGGGAGTCGGGAACGGGGCCACCTACCGGATGATCCCGACGGTGTTCGCGGCCCGGGCGGGCGCCGCCCACGGCGGCCCGAGCATCACGACGCAACGCAAGGCCGCCGCGGCCCTCGGCCTCATCTCGGCGATCGGCGCCTACGGCGGCTTCCTCGTGCCCCAGATCCTCAATCTCTCGCAGGCGACATCGGGCGGCTACGCCAACGCCTTCTTCGGGTTCGTCGCCGCCTACATCGTGCTGCTCGCCCTCACTTACACCGTGTACGTGCGCCGCGGCTCAGCACTCGCCGCCCACCGTATCTGA
- the cobA gene encoding uroporphyrinogen-III C-methyltransferase has protein sequence MADAVGVSGRVTLVGGGPGSEDLLTVGAVEALRSADVVLYDRLAPHSRLSALAPDAVLIDVGKTPGHHPVSQTGIEELIVEHALAGAHVVRLKGGDVYVFGRGSEEVLACHRAGIPVTVVSGVTSAVAVPAAAGIPLTHRGVSRMFTVISGHAPLSEDELLHLAGLGSTIVVLMGVNTLPHLSAGLLRQGMSAGMPVAIIERGFSPDQRTTIADLGSIVSVAIRSDVSSPAVLVVGEVVRLAHAGDLTAAEMMDRAGRLAVLG, from the coding sequence ATGGCGGATGCCGTAGGCGTTTCCGGCCGCGTCACCCTCGTCGGCGGCGGACCCGGCAGCGAGGACCTGCTCACCGTCGGGGCGGTGGAGGCCCTCCGCTCCGCGGACGTCGTGCTCTACGACAGGCTCGCACCGCACAGCCGCCTGAGCGCGCTGGCGCCCGATGCCGTCCTCATCGATGTCGGCAAGACGCCCGGCCATCACCCGGTCTCCCAGACGGGCATCGAGGAGCTCATCGTCGAGCACGCCCTCGCCGGCGCGCACGTCGTGCGTCTGAAGGGCGGCGACGTGTACGTGTTCGGCCGCGGAAGCGAAGAGGTGCTGGCGTGTCATCGCGCCGGAATCCCGGTGACGGTCGTCTCGGGAGTCACGAGCGCCGTCGCCGTGCCCGCCGCGGCCGGCATCCCGCTCACGCACCGCGGCGTCAGCCGCATGTTCACCGTCATCTCGGGCCATGCACCGCTCTCGGAGGATGAGCTGCTGCACCTCGCCGGGCTCGGCAGCACCATCGTGGTGCTCATGGGTGTGAACACCCTCCCGCATCTCAGTGCCGGCCTCCTCCGGCAGGGAATGAGCGCCGGGATGCCCGTGGCCATCATCGAACGCGGCTTCAGCCCCGACCAGCGCACCACCATCGCCGACCTCGGTAGCATCGTCAGCGTGGCCATCCGATCCGACGTCTCCTCCCCCGCGGTCCTCGTGGTCGGCGAGGTCGTACGACTCGCCCACGCCGGCGACCTGACAGCCGCGGAGATGATGGATCGCGCCGGCCGTCTCGCGGTGCTCGGCTGA
- the nirD gene encoding nitrite reductase small subunit NirD gives MNAPTALAEHETIGAETATPASVWETACAVDDLEPSWGEAALLRARQIALFLVSGEEIYAVAHRDPHTDAPVMARGIVGSRGERPTVASPLHKEVYDLATGECFTNPELVLQTFRTRVVRGMIEVELPL, from the coding sequence ATGAATGCACCGACGGCTCTGGCCGAGCACGAGACGATCGGCGCGGAGACCGCCACCCCGGCGAGTGTCTGGGAGACGGCGTGCGCCGTCGATGACCTGGAGCCGTCGTGGGGAGAGGCCGCGCTGCTGCGCGCCCGTCAGATCGCACTCTTCCTGGTCTCCGGGGAGGAGATCTACGCCGTCGCCCATCGTGATCCGCACACCGACGCGCCCGTCATGGCGCGCGGGATCGTCGGCTCTCGGGGCGAGCGTCCCACGGTCGCGTCGCCCCTGCACAAGGAGGTCTACGACCTCGCCACTGGCGAGTGCTTCACGAACCCGGAGCTCGTGCTCCAGACGTTCCGCACGCGGGTGGTCCGCGGCATGATCGAGGTGGAGCTGCCCCTATGA
- the nirB gene encoding nitrite reductase large subunit NirB — protein MSENEHVPREVVIVGGGPAAHRLADALHSRDDERTVHVTVVAEEPHLPYDRVALSRRLDGTTDLTLTPTSLWDDDHVSLLLGDRAESIDLDAGTVTTASGRAIAWDELVFATGSSAPVPEIPGSELAKVYRTIDDVDWLVAEVDRLALELGRPARVLVAGGGLLGLEAAGGLARRGADAAVVHSGSWLMSAQLDEGAGRALGRIISSQGIALHLGTRPRAIETDATGAVSRVVFSSGQSAEVDIMIFAIGISPRDELAAAAGLELGPRGGVAIGTDCRSSHPRVWAIGEVASFDGRCTGLVAPANAMAEVVADRLLGGAAEFTTVDDATKLKLSGVDVASFGDALARTEHALEIVYADPARGLYQKLVMTDDAKTLLGGIFVGDASPYASLRPLLGSELTNEPAAYLSAAGMEPPAGDDLPAEALVCACNNVAAGTVRDWVNGVHGDACTDLGELKACSRAGTQCGSCVPLVKKILESELSKSGIAVSRALCEHFALSRQELFESVRVSALTSFDEIIGRFGTGRGCDICKPVVGSILASQNDGYILDEGRGTLQDTNDRAMANMQKDGTYSVVPRIPGGEITPEKLGVIAAVATEYGLYTKITGGQRIDMFGARLDQLPEIWRKLVDAGFESGQAYGKALRNVKSCVGSTWCRYGVQDAVGMAVELELRYRGLRAPHKFKFGVSGCARECAEARGKDVGIIATEKGWNMYVGGNGGFQPAHAQLLVSDLDDETLIKYIDRYMMYYIRTADRLQRTARWMEEIEGGLEHVYDVVVNDSLGLAAELEAAMARHIDGYEDEWAATLADPERLRRFRSFVNAPNTPDPSVSRVMERGQARPARADEVASERVVLSGPRIPIRGE, from the coding sequence ATGTCAGAGAACGAACACGTGCCACGGGAAGTCGTCATCGTCGGAGGTGGGCCGGCAGCCCACCGTCTGGCCGATGCCCTGCACTCGCGTGATGATGAGCGCACCGTGCACGTCACCGTCGTGGCGGAGGAACCGCACCTCCCGTACGACCGGGTGGCGCTGAGCAGGCGACTCGACGGGACGACCGACCTCACCCTGACGCCCACGAGCCTGTGGGACGACGACCACGTGTCACTGCTGCTCGGCGACCGCGCCGAGAGCATCGACCTCGACGCCGGCACTGTGACGACGGCATCCGGCCGCGCCATCGCCTGGGACGAGCTGGTCTTCGCGACGGGGTCGAGCGCACCGGTCCCCGAGATCCCGGGCTCCGAGCTGGCGAAGGTCTACCGCACGATCGACGACGTCGACTGGCTCGTCGCCGAGGTCGACAGGCTCGCGCTGGAGCTCGGCCGGCCTGCGCGGGTGCTCGTGGCCGGCGGCGGCCTTCTCGGGCTCGAGGCTGCCGGAGGACTGGCCCGCCGGGGCGCGGATGCCGCCGTCGTGCACTCCGGCTCCTGGCTCATGTCGGCGCAGCTCGACGAGGGCGCCGGTCGCGCCCTCGGCCGCATCATCTCCAGCCAGGGCATCGCCCTGCACCTGGGCACCCGTCCCCGCGCCATCGAGACGGACGCCACGGGCGCGGTCTCCCGGGTCGTGTTCTCCAGCGGGCAGTCGGCCGAGGTCGACATCATGATCTTCGCCATCGGCATCAGCCCCCGTGATGAGCTCGCCGCTGCGGCGGGCCTGGAACTCGGCCCCCGCGGAGGCGTCGCCATCGGGACCGACTGCCGCTCCTCGCATCCGCGAGTCTGGGCCATCGGCGAGGTGGCCTCGTTCGACGGCCGCTGCACCGGGCTCGTCGCCCCGGCCAACGCCATGGCCGAGGTCGTCGCCGACCGTCTGCTCGGCGGAGCCGCTGAGTTCACGACGGTCGACGACGCCACCAAGCTGAAGCTCTCCGGCGTCGATGTCGCGAGCTTCGGCGATGCCCTCGCCCGAACCGAACACGCGCTCGAGATCGTCTACGCGGACCCGGCCAGGGGCCTCTACCAGAAGCTCGTGATGACGGATGACGCCAAGACCCTCCTCGGCGGCATCTTCGTCGGAGACGCATCGCCGTACGCGTCGCTGCGTCCCCTGCTGGGCAGCGAGCTGACGAACGAACCCGCCGCCTACCTCTCGGCAGCGGGCATGGAGCCACCGGCCGGCGACGACCTGCCGGCCGAGGCCCTCGTCTGCGCCTGCAACAACGTGGCGGCCGGGACCGTGCGCGACTGGGTCAACGGCGTGCACGGCGACGCGTGTACCGACCTCGGCGAGCTGAAGGCGTGCTCGCGGGCCGGGACCCAGTGCGGCTCCTGCGTGCCGCTGGTCAAGAAGATCCTGGAGAGCGAGCTGTCGAAGTCCGGCATCGCCGTCTCGCGAGCGCTCTGCGAGCACTTCGCACTGTCCCGCCAGGAGCTGTTCGAGTCGGTGCGCGTCTCCGCTCTCACGTCGTTCGACGAGATCATCGGTCGCTTCGGCACTGGCCGCGGATGCGACATCTGCAAGCCCGTCGTCGGATCGATCCTCGCCAGCCAGAACGACGGTTACATCCTCGACGAGGGTCGGGGAACCCTGCAGGACACGAACGACCGCGCGATGGCCAACATGCAGAAGGACGGCACGTACTCCGTCGTCCCCCGCATCCCGGGCGGCGAGATCACGCCGGAGAAGCTCGGCGTGATCGCGGCAGTGGCCACCGAGTACGGCCTGTACACGAAGATCACCGGCGGACAGCGCATCGACATGTTCGGCGCCCGACTCGACCAGCTGCCCGAGATCTGGCGCAAGCTCGTCGACGCCGGGTTCGAATCCGGACAGGCCTACGGCAAAGCGCTCCGCAACGTCAAGAGCTGCGTCGGGTCGACCTGGTGCCGGTACGGCGTGCAGGATGCCGTCGGCATGGCCGTCGAACTCGAGTTGCGCTATCGGGGCCTGCGCGCGCCGCACAAGTTCAAGTTCGGCGTGTCGGGCTGCGCCAGGGAGTGCGCAGAGGCGAGAGGCAAGGATGTCGGCATCATCGCGACGGAGAAGGGATGGAACATGTACGTCGGCGGCAACGGCGGATTCCAGCCCGCCCACGCCCAGCTGCTCGTGAGCGACCTCGACGACGAGACCCTCATCAAGTACATCGACCGCTACATGATGTACTACATCCGCACGGCCGATCGCCTGCAGCGCACAGCACGCTGGATGGAGGAGATCGAGGGCGGGCTCGAGCACGTCTACGACGTCGTCGTGAACGACTCCCTCGGGTTGGCCGCTGAACTCGAGGCGGCCATGGCCAGGCACATCGACGGCTACGAGGACGAATGGGCCGCCACCCTCGCCGATCCCGAGAGGCTGCGACGGTTCCGCAGCTTCGTGAATGCGCCGAACACCCCGGACCCGAGCGTCTCCCGCGTCATGGAACGTGGTCAAGCGCGCCCGGCACGCGCAGACGAAGTAGCCTCGGAGCGGGTCGTGCTCAGCGGCCCCCGCATCCCGATCCGAGGAGAGTGA
- the rplS gene encoding 50S ribosomal protein L19 produces MHILDAVDAANLRTDIPAFRAGDTVKVHVNIIEGSRSRVQVFQGVVIRLSGEGIRETFTVRKVSFQVGVERIFPLHSPVIDHIEVVTRGDVRRAKLYYLRDLRGKKAKIKEKRDNH; encoded by the coding sequence ATGCATATCCTCGACGCCGTCGATGCGGCCAACCTCCGCACCGACATCCCCGCGTTCCGCGCCGGCGACACCGTGAAGGTGCACGTCAACATCATCGAGGGCAGCCGCTCGCGTGTCCAGGTGTTCCAGGGTGTCGTCATCCGCCTCTCCGGCGAGGGCATCCGCGAGACCTTCACGGTCCGCAAGGTCAGCTTCCAGGTCGGCGTCGAGCGCATCTTCCCGCTGCACTCCCCGGTCATCGACCACATCGAGGTCGTCACCCGCGGTGACGTGCGTCGCGCGAAGCTCTACTACCTGCGCGACCTGCGCGGCAAGAAGGCCAAGATCAAGGAGAAGCGCGACAACCACTAG
- a CDS encoding sirohydrochlorin chelatase produces MSTPALLAVSHGTSSPDGQDAVARLVAGVAESLAGTAVSGGFVDVQQPDVPVSLSSLADGVPAVVVPLLLSAGYHVHVDLRREIASDQSRDTALAAALGPDDRLVAVLAQRLHEAGLRPNDRVVLAAAGSSDARAVADCREMGRRLATALGRPVNVGFLSAATPRLPDAVAMVRAVHPLSRVVVSTYLLAPGYFADLVGEAGADVVTAPLLIAGDAPPTELVDIVVDRYDVATRASRVREVAAA; encoded by the coding sequence ATGAGCACGCCGGCCCTGCTCGCCGTGTCGCACGGCACCTCCTCTCCCGACGGTCAGGACGCCGTGGCGCGTCTGGTCGCCGGGGTCGCCGAATCGCTGGCAGGCACCGCGGTGTCCGGCGGCTTCGTCGACGTGCAGCAGCCCGATGTCCCGGTATCGCTGTCGTCCCTCGCCGACGGCGTTCCGGCGGTCGTCGTGCCCCTGCTCCTCTCAGCGGGCTACCACGTGCACGTCGATCTGAGGCGGGAGATCGCCTCGGACCAGTCGCGCGACACGGCGCTCGCTGCGGCTCTCGGGCCCGACGACAGGCTCGTCGCCGTGCTCGCCCAGCGGCTGCACGAGGCCGGGCTCCGGCCCAACGACCGCGTCGTCCTCGCCGCGGCCGGGTCGAGCGACGCCCGTGCCGTGGCCGACTGCCGCGAGATGGGGCGACGCCTGGCCACGGCCCTCGGCAGGCCGGTCAACGTCGGGTTCCTCTCGGCGGCGACTCCACGGCTCCCCGACGCTGTGGCGATGGTGCGCGCGGTGCATCCGTTGTCCCGTGTCGTCGTGAGCACCTATCTGCTCGCGCCGGGCTACTTCGCCGACCTGGTGGGCGAGGCCGGAGCGGATGTCGTGACGGCGCCGCTGCTCATCGCCGGCGATGCGCCGCCGACTGAGCTCGTCGACATCGTGGTCGACCGCTACGACGTCGCCACCCGTGCGTCGCGCGTGCGAGAGGTGGCCGCGGCCTGA